In Paenibacillus xylanilyticus, the genomic window TTGCCTGTAATGCCCTCTTCGTGAAGTGTGTCGATCCCCAGGTACGGCACACTATCAGCCATCCGGGGCTGCATTCCGGCTTCGGATGCAAATTCACTCTGCGTGTCTGCCTCCGGCAGATCAAGAGTCACTTCCTGATCAGCCCATACTTTTTTCACTACACCGGATTCCATTAGATCTTCTATTGCAACACCAGGAATCGTTAGAGCTACACCATTTAGCGCAGTATCATACTCCTGAGTAATCTGAATTGCGGAAGCATCATAAGACAGGCTTCTCTTCTGCTGAAGAGATTTAATATGCTGTTTGAATTGCTGATGGTTTTGTTTTACTCTGCTTGCAGCTGTAAGCTCTGATAATTTCTCATTGTTCAGAGCAGCCCGTTTCAAAGCCACTACAGCGGGTTCGCTTTTAAATTGAACAATCACGTTAACCGACTCTTCACTCTTCGTATTCACCCTGGAGTCAATGACTTCCCCATCCATGATTTGAAGCTGAATTAAAGCTAGTCTCTCTTCCGGTGTCAGAGATTGCAGAATAGATTTAGCGCTTGCACTCTGCTCTAGAGGACCATAAGAGGGTGCTGCGTAAGCAGGCATAGAGAACATGGAGGACAACATGACTCCTGCCGCTATAAGACCGGATAACCATCGGGTTGATTTTCGTTTCATTTCATACCTCCTGCGGTAATAGATTAGGATTATCGTATTCCGCAGTGTATGGAATGTAAATTGGGGTAATTGAGTATGTTAATAGACTGAATGCTTGTGATATTCTTCTAAAATATTTACATATAAATAGACCGAATTATCTAATTTAGCCAGTTTTAATTTACAAAACCAGGACTTCACCCTTTTATTTACTACGGGATTAAACAATCAAGTATCTCTAGACCTAAAAACACTTTCGAAAATGAAGCGTATTTTTAATAACAATTTACTTTTTATGCTATTTTTCATTGGATTCAATATCAAAATACACAAAAAGAAATGTAAAAAAGCTCACATCATTGTTCTAAATAGAACGGTACATGTGAGCTTCCTTGACTTAATATATTCAAATTTTTCCACTACTAATATTTTGAACATTGAAAAATAAGCCAGACCTCCCTTTTCATAGGGCCTGGCTTATTTATGCATTTTCGTTTACATTTCAAAGATTAAGACAGGGATCATAATAGGCGCAATCATGCCGTTTCATGCTTTTTGCCCGTTTCCAGGTTATAGACTTGCGTATGTTCATTCTCTGCGAGTGTCCATTCCAACGTGCCTGGTTTGCGCAATTTCCACATGAGGGCCTGAACCCGCAAAGATCTTCTCACCCAGGCGAGCGAAGCACAGCGTTTCTCGGAGCGGACCGTCAGTCCCCAGTGAATGACACGGGCAAGCCATGGATTCACATAGGTATTGTGGCTGCGAACAGATGGCAATTCATCCTGGAACAGCCGCTTTTTCACGTCCAAAGGAGGCTGCCCACATGTCCAATAGTGAAGAAGAGCTGACAGACTATAGATGTCTGACATCGGCCCCTGACTGGATTTCTCGGAATAGAATTCAAGCGGTGAATATCCGGAAGATGTGAAAATGGCCTGTTTATCCCCAGATTGCATCGGCCAGCGAGCAGCCGAACCGAAATCCAGCAGCATCGGCGTTCCGTCCTCCATAATCATAATGTTGGAAGGCTTCACATCCCGGTGAATAATTCCCTGTTTATGAATGTAATCCAGCGTATCCACCAGAGGCAGCAGTGTCCCTTGAATAAATGCAGGGTCCAGGGCATGGTCATTTTCTTGCAAATACTCGTTCAGCATCATCCCGCTGCAGTATTCGGTAATCAGATACCCTGTATCGTTTTCTTCAAAATGGTCTATGTACGTAATGATATGAGGATGACTCAGGCCGGATAACAATTCGCCTTCGACCAGGAAGGAAGCAAGCAGCTCCTGATACTGCCCGCCAAAACCGCGCGAAGAACAGTACACTCCCCGCTTGTCTGATTGCCGCGAAGCCAGTCTCTGCGGGAAAAATTCCTTAATGGCGACCTTCGCTCCTGTATTTTTGTCTCTACCTGCATATACAATAGCCAGCTCGCTGCTGGCAAGTACCTGTCTCACCTGATATGTATCGTTTAGAATGACATTGCGCTGCAGTGCCACTTTGTAATTGTCTTTTCTCATAACAGACCCTCTTTTCAACCTTGTCGATCGGAAGACTTGCCGCATGTTGCATTACTCTGTCTTAATCAGCAGACGTTTCATCGCCAACCATCTATATAAACCAATCATATCAATTTGAAACACATTTATGTGGAAATAATAAAATAAATTACGATACCTACTCTATACTAGTCTATACCTGATAGAATTACAAAAGCTTAGGTAAGTCATAAACTACTTATCTCATACTGTTATCGACAGACGGGGCGGATTTGGTTAATAGACTTGAATCCTCTGATCCGCCCTGCCTAGGCTATATTAATAGTTTTGTTGTAAAAACTTGCGAATCTCCTCGTTCATCTGAATGAGCACATCCTGTGAAGGAAAATGACCCGTGTCGTACTTGACGGCCTGTACATTCGGAATAATTTTCTGAGCTCGTTCGATGACCTTATCCCCAGGGAAAAAGACATCCTTCTCTCCGACCAGCAGCAGCGTTGGCGATGTATAGTTCACCAGCTCTTCCCGTTCCGTAAGCTTAGGGTTATCCTGCTCCATGCTGACGTATTTGAAGATTTTGCCCATAATATTTTTATCCATTTCCTTCATGCAGTTGCATGACATGGTGCCTGTAATTTTTTGCAAAGAAGATGGCGAAGAAGTCATCCGGTATTTCACAAGTGGAAGAACAATGTCCTGAGCTGTTTTAAATTTCGAACCCACAGCCAGTCCTGCTGGTGATACCAAAACGGAACATGCAATACGCTCCGGAATATAGGTAGCCAGTCTAAGGATAATTCCACCGCCAAAAGAAGGCCCGATAAACGCACTTTTTTCAATCTTGTAGTGGTCCAGCAAGTCGGAAACCCACAAGGCCAGACTGTCAAACCTCGCCGAGATTCGTGTCTCTTCACTGTAACCGGGGTGACCGATCGTATCGGGAGCAATAATTCGGTAATCCTTGAATAAGGAAGAAAACCAGGACAACGTCATTGGATTCACACAGTTTCCGCCTTGGAGAATAAACAGTGGTTTTCCGTCCTCCGGCCCTGTCAGCAATACATGTGTTTGACCAAAACGTGTCTCCACATATTCCCGCTCAATGCCCTCGCCCAGATTTGCCAGATAGGCTTCATAATCCTCCAGAATACTGCTCTTGCCTTCTTCACTTCTATAAATGGAACTCATGTCTGCCTCCTGCAATGTGTACTCTACCCTCTAATTTGACGAAAAAGGGATGGACCAAAAAGATAAAGAGGGCCTGCAGATGACAGGCTCCTCCATATGTGTAACTTATCATATTCAGATGATTATAGAATGGAAATTGGAAATTGTAAATATCGTTTCTAATAGACTACATATAATGGAACATACGTACAGAATTTTTGCTTATTTTCGCCCGTAATCCGCCTTGATTTCGCCCCACTGTTTCGTCTGCCATTTCAACACTTTATTGCTGTACGTATTCGTACGCAGCCATTGTTCCGCACGGTCTATCATGAGCCAGATCTCTTCCGTTGAGTTATCCCGAGGCAGCGTGGTGGATACTTTCTTTTGCTTCAGCCACTTCATGGCATTCACCGAGTCGGTATATACGGTCTTGTTGCTTCCTTCTTTTTTGAGATGCGCCAAGGCATGCACGATAGCCAAAAACTCACCAAGGTTGTTCGTTCCCTTGGAAATCGGTCCTACGGAGAAAATAATCTCTCCCGTGCGCGTATCCACACCTTTATATTCTACAGGTCCCGGATTTCCGCGTGTGCCCACGTCAACCGAAATACTGTCATAGTCTACTTCCTCCGATGTCTCCATCCCTGCGCTTCTGCCGCTGCTGACCGATTTGCTTTTGGAAGAAGCACCTGCTCCACTCGAGGCTGTCCCCCAGTTCCCTTTCCACCCGGCACGATATGCCTCTTCGGCTGCTGATCTGGATTCGTATGATTTATATTTTGCTCCGGTAAAATGATCCGTCTGTGCTTTGCATTCCGCCCACGTATTATACACACCTGGCTTCTTGCCTTCCCAGACGACATAGTATTTCTGTTTCGCCATCGTTACCCGCTCCTTCGTTTGCTGCAATCAATACCCTATTGTAATCGAAAGGAAGGGGTGAATGAAAGCACTCGATGGACAATCGTTCAGTTCACCGTCACCCTTACTTCCAACTCCTCACCATATCCAAGGCTACGACCAGAAGCTTTCTTTCATTATGTCTGATTTGTTCCTCAAGGACTTGCTCACATGTATGTTTTTGTTCTTCGGATAGCTTATCCTTTAGCTGCTCCAGCAGCATAAATGATTGTGCACACACTTCCAGGCTGGTATCACCTATAAACGGAATGATGTGCTCTATATGTAATATGTAATCCAAATGTTCAAGAGCGTATAAAAATATTGCCCTGCTTCCTGATGTTCCGGGGTCCATGAGCGCTTGAATTAAAGGCTCGAGAACTCTATCATCTTGTATCGGCTCTTCGGAATCTTCCTGGGAAAGAAGTTCCTGTATTATCTTCGTATGCATCGTACGTTGTATCACTCCTCGTTTGTTAGCAGAAAGGAACCTCCTTAATAACATCGGTCATTTTCTTCATTTGAAACGTAGTATAATGGTCCTTTTGTTTTTGGGACTATTTTCCCCGCCGTTGCGAATCCCAATGAACTGTAGATACATCCATATCACGAACAGCCTCAGCACAAAGAAGATACACGACTTGGTAGAGAAGGGAATGTAACCATGGACTGGATCTCGAAATCAATCTTACTTGTGCTGGTTAGCATGGTGTTGCTGCGAATTGCAGGACGCAAATCCATCTCGCAGATGCGTGTGGCCATAATCTCCACAAAAAAGACCGTTCCTGCCAGCAGCACAACATTGCTCAAGCAGAATACGGTCTGTTTTTTTATCCACTCATCTGTAGATCTAATCTTGTTTTATTTTTGGGTATTACCGTGTACTCAGATAGGCTATGCCCAATCCACCCGTAACCGGATTTTCGTAAATTTCACAATCCACCTCAAACACTTCCCCGATCATCTCACGTGTCAATATATCAGCAGGTTTACCATGAACCACGATCTGTCCCCGCTTCACCACATACAGATAGTCGCAGTATTCGGCTGCCAGTTCGAGATCATGGAGTGCTGCGAGGATACTAATATCCAGGCCTCGTACAATATTAAGGATTTGAAGCTGGTACTTGATGTCCAGATGATTGGTCGGCTCGTCCAAAATGAGGAATTCAGGCTGCTGTGCCAGTACACGGGCCAGGATGACACGCTGCTTCTCTCCACCGGACAAAGACACGTAATTGCGGTCCGCATGTCCGGACAGATGTACCTTTTCAAGTGCCTGCTCCACAATCTGGGCATCCTGCTGATTATCGGTTTCCAGCAGCTTTTTGTGTGGTGTCCGTCCCATCATGACCATCTCACGTACCGTAAAATCAAAGCTCAGTTCGTTGAACTGTCCCACAACACCCATATGCCGGGATACGATCTTCGGACTGGATTTCAGAATGTCCTTATCGCCGAGTAATACGCTGCCCTGCTGTGGCTTGATCACTTTATAGATGCTCTTGAGCAGCGTTGACTTGCCGCAACCGTTCGGTCCAATGATTCCGACAAATTGCTTGTCGTTCACCTGTAACGAAATATTTCGGATGATGTCCGTATTCAGCACCGATATGGACACATTTTCTACGTTCAGTTTCATGGTTATTTCCCTCCAAAACCGTAGCCTTTTTTGACCAGCATATACATAAACATCGGTGCACCAATCATGGCCGTAATAATTCCAATCGGCAGTTCAACACTGGATATCAGAGATCTTGCGATGACATCGGTCCAGATGAGGAAAATAGCTCCGAATAATACCGACACGGGCATGACTTTGCGATGGTCTGAGCCAACCATACCTCTTACGATATGCGGAATAATGAGTCCCACAAAACCGATCATCCCGCAGCTCGATACCATAACCCCCGTTACAAGTGCCGTTAACAGCATGTACAGTCTGCGATATACACTAAGATTAATGCCCAGCGTCACAGCCGCTTCATCCCCGAGAAGCATCGTATTGAGCACACGGGATTGCAGCAGGAAAAACAGAATCGCTACCAGAACGACAATACTGATCAGCGGGAGCTTGTTCCAGCCTGAAGCCGCGAGGCTGCCCATCGTCCAGAATGTGACGGTTCGAATGCCTTCAGCATTGTTTGCAAAGTAAATGATAAAGTTCGAGAACGCACTGCATAGTGCGTTAATGACCATCCCGGCAAGTACCAACTTGACGGATGTCATTTTGCCACGAATCCCTGCAAGTGTAAGTACCAGCAAGGATGCACCCATGGCACCGGCAAAAGCCCAAAAGGCTACACCCGTTTGACCTAACCAGCTAATGGAACCGAATCCGATCAAAATCGCAAACGTTGCTCCGAGTGAAGCTCCTGAGGATATACCTAATATGTAAGGATCAGCGAGTGGATTCTGCACAGCAGCCTGCATGACGGCACCACAGAGCGCCAGACCTGCCCCGATAAACATGGCCATTAATACACGCGGAAAACGAATCTGCCAGATGATATCGGTGAAGGAACCGGCCTCAATTGGCGCTGCTCCAAGCTGAAAGCCCGTGATTTTGTAGAGCAGAATACGATAGGACTCGGCCAGCGGAATATGCACCTGACCTATGGATACCGCTATCCCTACCGATACAAGCATGAATATGACCAGTGCTGCAAGAAGTAATGCGAAACCGGATTTGCTGTGAATCAAAGACTTGGGTTTACCCACGTGCTGGGTCTGCATTTGTACTGTTTGTGCCATTTCTTCCCCCATCACTTCCACGAGAATGTTAAGATCTAAAAATTCAGCTTTTTACAACGCTTTTGTTCGGATTATAATTGAGAATGATTATCTTTGTCAATTTAAAACATGACTGCACTATTCTCTTGACAATGGTTTGATATAAAACTATATTAGGATTATGAAAACAAGAGATGCCATATCACTCATATCCAAAATTAAAGAGAGTTCCAACCGTTTTATCGTATCCGAGATGACCAAGCATGGGGTTCAGGATATTGCCACTTCACATGGCGACATTATCTATGCTCTGTATCACCGACCTCAGATGACCATGGCGGAGATCGCCAAAAAAATCGGCAAGGACAAATCTACCGTCACAGCACTTGTCGACAAGCTGGTTCGCATGGGATACGTCATCAAGGAGAGAAGTGACGAGGATGCGCGTGTTGTTCATGTAGCACTGACATCTAAAGGCGAGGATCTCAAGCCCGTTTTTGAAGAAATCTCCCAGAACCTGCTGAATGTCTTTTACGCGGATATCACAGAAACAGAGAAAGAGGAACTGCTTCGAATTTTGATGAAAATTCACAGCAATTTCTAAATTTTTTTGGATAAATAGTTTGATATAAAACTAAATTGGAGGAGGAATTATACATGAAGGACTACACCAAATCCCTGCCCGACCATACCTCACGATACATTGGGGAACAGGATTTGTATCTGGAGATCTTTGAGGGAGATAAAATTCAAGGGAGAAGTAATCACAGACCCCCTCTTCTATTCGTTCACGGTGCCTACACAGGCAGCTGGATGTGGAGTAAATACATCCCTCATTTCGTTCAAGAGGGCTGGACTTGTTATGTGATGAATCTGAGAAGTCACTACAAGAGCAGGGTGCAGGACATGACCCGAGTGACCTTCGAAGATTACCTGGAGGATATTCGGGAAATCATGACTGAGTGCGGGGAGCCGCCTATCCTCATTGGATTCAGCATGGGTGGCATTCTTAGTCAAAAGCTCGCTGAAAGCTCTCCTCTGCGAGGGTTGGTCGTGATCGATTCCAGTCTGAGCCAGGAAGTTCTTCGCTCCGTGCCGTATGCTGAAGTGGATCGCGTAACGCCTGGCCTCGTCGTTCCTGCACCCGTTCATCATGAGCTGACCAGCATAGATGAATCGGCAGAGGACATCGCTTTCCAGCGCAAGTACTTGGCCATGGAATCATCGCAGGCCTTCAGCACATTCTCCGCGTTCTTCGGTGGTGAGGACGTGGTATCCATTAATGGTGAGTCCATTACATGTCCTAGTCTCGTCATCAAAGCCGTGTCCAGTGAGGAAGAGGACCAACGAGGCAGATTAACCGCAGAGCAGCTTCGCGCGGAATATGCCGGACTATGGCACACCACCCATACCGGTTTGCTCGTAGGTCAGAGGTATTTTGAAGCAGTCGAGATTATTCTGAAGTGGTTAAACCGGAATGAGATAAGTTCTGGGGTATAACAAAAGCAAAACAACCGTCCATCATTGATGGACGGTTTGCGTTTTCACTTTTTTTTCTTAAACCCATAGATCCCTGCCATGAGAATAAACCACACTGGCGTAACAAACAGCGCCACCCGCGTATCCTCTGCCAATGCCAGAACAACCAGCACAAACGCGAGGAAAGCCAAAATCAAGTAGTTGGAAAATGGATAAAGCGGCAGCTTGAAATGGCTCCTTCTAGCGATCTCCGGCTGGGTACGGCGGTATTTCAGGTGACAGATCACCATAATGCCCCAGACAAAGATAAAGCAAACGGTCGATACACTGGTGATCAGTGTGAACACGCCCTCAGGCATGACATAATTCAGAATAATGGCAATCAGAATAACCAGCGTGGAGAAAAAGAGTGCATTGGAAGGCACCTTTCGGCCATTCAGGCGGGCAAAGGATTCCGGTGCATTCCGATCTTTGGCCATGGAGAAGACCATACGGCTTGTACTGAAAATGGCACTGTTGCACGCCGAAGCTGCAGATGTCAGCACCACGAAATTCACGATCCCGGCGGCTGTCGCAATACCTACTGCTGCAAACACCTGTACAAAGGGACTTTCACTCGGCACAATCGCTTTCCACGGATAGATGCTCATAATAATCAGCAAAGCCCCCACATAGAAAAGCAGTACACGGATCGGAATTTGGTTAATGGCCTTCGGTATAACCTTCTCCGGATTCTCCGTCTCCCCTGCGGTCAGTCCGACCAGCTCCATGCCGACAAAAGCGAACACCACCATCTGGAACGATATAATGAAGCCATGTATGCCATTCGGGAACCATCCCCCATGACTCCACAGATTGGTGAAGCTTGCCGTCCCCTGATCTGTGGTAAAACCTTTAAATATCATATATAGACCGACAACAATTAGGGCCAGAATGGCAATCACTTTGATTAAAGCAAACCAAAATTCCATCTCGCCGAACAGCTTCACTGTTGCCAGATTCATGATTAACAAAATGACCAATGCAATTAAACCCGGCATCCATTGCGGTACATTCGGAAACCAGAACTGCGTATACATGCCGACAGCGGTAATGTCCGCCATAGCGATGGAAATCCAGCAGAACCAGTAGGTCCAGCCTGTAATAAACGCCGCCATATTTCCCAGGTAATCACGCACAAAATCCACAAAGGAGTGATACTGCAGGTTGCTTAACAACAGTTCTCCCAATGCACGCATGATCAAAAATAAAACCACACCTGTGATGATATACGCCAGTAGGATCGACGGTCCTGTCAGTTGAATTGTCTTGCCCGCTCCCAGAAAGAGGCCTGTCCCAATCGCACCTCCAATCGCCATAAGCTGGACATGTCTGTTCTTTAATCCCCGTGTTAATGTTTCTTGCTGCATGGTAAACCACCACTCTCTTTCTGAACATGCTCTCTAGGTTGCTGAAACTTGTATACAACACATCATATAATAATCTGACCAGAATACATATCCTTCATTTATGATTTTTTTCACGCCAAAGAGGCCACCTCTTCTAACAAGGCGCCCTCTAGTTTGGGTCATCGTTATTTTTGCTTATAGAACTCATGATACAGCTTCATTAGCGCCCGTTTCTCAATTCGCGATACATAGGAGCGTGAAATACCCAGTTCCTTGGCAATTTCGCGCTGGGTCCGTTCTTCCCCGCCAGCCTCCAGGCCGAATCGGCCAATGACGACTTCCTTCTCCCGGTCATCGAGAATGTCGAGGTTGCGATAGATTTTACTTTTTTCAATCTTAAGCTGTACCTTGTCTACGACATCATCCGCTTCGGTTCCAAGGATATCGATTAACGTAATTTCGTTGCCCTCTTTGTCCGTTCCAATGGGATCATGAAGGGAGACGTCTTTGCGTGTTTTCTTCAGGGACCGCAGGTGCATTAGTATTTCATTCTCTATACAGCGGGCCGCAAATGTGGCGAGTTTGGTTCCTTTGCCTTGCTGAAAGCTTTCGATGGCCTTGATCAAGCCGATCGTTCCGATCGAGATCAGATCTTCCAGATCTTCACCCGTATTATCGAACTTCTTGACGATATGCGCAACAAGGCGCAGATTGTGTTCAATGAGCAAGTTGCGGGAGTGGGCGTTGCCTTCAGCCATGAGGCGCAGGTGTTTGGCTTCTTCGTCCTCAGCCAGGGGCTGGGGAAACGCATTATTTTTGACATACGAGACGAGCAGCGTTAACTCTTTGATGAACAGGGCAATTGCGGTAAACAATCCGGGCACAGATGACACCTCCTGCAGTTTTACAACGATCTGGCCTGAGCACGTGAAGGAACAGGGTCGATCTATTGTATGTAGGCGGGGGCCCAGAAGTGCACGTACACTTGAAAAAGGGAACGTTTCCTTGATGATTGAATGGATATTTATGATGGTGAACGCTGCTGCTTAATGCTTGCCTGTGTCAGTCCATCCCTTGGCATGAGTACTACGTACTCACTTCAACAATGGAGCCAACCTTCTGCAGGAGCAGAAATTCTTTTTGGACACTCTCAATGAAATACGTTTTCTCTCCCAATATCACCACATCATTCTCGGCTAATGGCATATCGCTTTTGAAATAAATAAAGTTATCTGCGCCTCTGAACGCGCCTTTATAGTAGTACAAACGGTCACCTTCTCCTGGAAAAAATGATATTAATGATTATTAAGCTTCTGGATATAAGTCTAATCGGCTCTCCGCTAATGACTCAAAATCTACTTCTTAAAGAGACACTTTACAGGATGTAATATGTTCAATAAAGGAAGTTAGTTGAATTTTCGACAATAACACTAAACTTTCGACAAATTATGACGATAATATCTATGTTTCTTATGTGGGCATGTATATACATGCAGAAACGATAAATTACTCCGAAGGGGAAATCATGTCCAATGTTCTCAACGTTCAAAAAAAAGGTAAGCACTCTGCTTGTAACCGTACTGACGGTTACTTCTGCCTCTGCTGTTTACGCAGAAGCAGGTACAAATTCTCCAGGGGACAGTGCATCACTCGTTAGTACCTCCATTACGCTTCAAAGCACGCGCATCCCAGCTTCAGAAACGGATCCTGTAACCTTTGTAGCATCGATCCATCCGGATAGTTCTTCTACTGTTCGCCAGGATCCAACGGGTACAGTGACGTTGAAGGATGGGGACACCGTAATTGGCACTGCCAGTGTAGTCAATGATTCCATCCCTAGCAGAGCACTGATTTCGGTAAGAAATCTGGATG contains:
- a CDS encoding protease inhibitor I9 family protein; this translates as MKRKSTRWLSGLIAAGVMLSSMFSMPAYAAPSYGPLEQSASAKSILQSLTPEERLALIQLQIMDGEVIDSRVNTKSEESVNVIVQFKSEPAVVALKRAALNNEKLSELTAASRVKQNHQQFKQHIKSLQQKRSLSYDASAIQITQEYDTALNGVALTIPGVAIEDLMESGVVKKVWADQEVTLDLPEADTQSEFASEAGMQPRMADSVPYLGIDTLHEEGITGKGVKVGVLDTGIDYHHPDLTGHIRGIEPMTEKIPNKWIRLRSKVGISSITMLTRWRQLTPIGKIQVIRSWEYPQKTTIPLTEPTYRELSQDRRKIM
- a CDS encoding serine/threonine protein kinase — translated: MRKDNYKVALQRNVILNDTYQVRQVLASSELAIVYAGRDKNTGAKVAIKEFFPQRLASRQSDKRGVYCSSRGFGGQYQELLASFLVEGELLSGLSHPHIITYIDHFEENDTGYLITEYCSGMMLNEYLQENDHALDPAFIQGTLLPLVDTLDYIHKQGIIHRDVKPSNIMIMEDGTPMLLDFGSAARWPMQSGDKQAIFTSSGYSPLEFYSEKSSQGPMSDIYSLSALLHYWTCGQPPLDVKKRLFQDELPSVRSHNTYVNPWLARVIHWGLTVRSEKRCASLAWVRRSLRVQALMWKLRKPGTLEWTLAENEHTQVYNLETGKKHETA
- a CDS encoding alpha/beta fold hydrolase gives rise to the protein MSSIYRSEEGKSSILEDYEAYLANLGEGIEREYVETRFGQTHVLLTGPEDGKPLFILQGGNCVNPMTLSWFSSLFKDYRIIAPDTIGHPGYSEETRISARFDSLALWVSDLLDHYKIEKSAFIGPSFGGGIILRLATYIPERIACSVLVSPAGLAVGSKFKTAQDIVLPLVKYRMTSSPSSLQKITGTMSCNCMKEMDKNIMGKIFKYVSMEQDNPKLTEREELVNYTSPTLLLVGEKDVFFPGDKVIERAQKIIPNVQAVKYDTGHFPSQDVLIQMNEEIRKFLQQNY
- the rnhA gene encoding ribonuclease H — protein: MAKQKYYVVWEGKKPGVYNTWAECKAQTDHFTGAKYKSYESRSAAEEAYRAGWKGNWGTASSGAGASSKSKSVSSGRSAGMETSEEVDYDSISVDVGTRGNPGPVEYKGVDTRTGEIIFSVGPISKGTNNLGEFLAIVHALAHLKKEGSNKTVYTDSVNAMKWLKQKKVSTTLPRDNSTEEIWLMIDRAEQWLRTNTYSNKVLKWQTKQWGEIKADYGRK
- a CDS encoding ABC transporter ATP-binding protein codes for the protein MKLNVENVSISVLNTDIIRNISLQVNDKQFVGIIGPNGCGKSTLLKSIYKVIKPQQGSVLLGDKDILKSSPKIVSRHMGVVGQFNELSFDFTVREMVMMGRTPHKKLLETDNQQDAQIVEQALEKVHLSGHADRNYVSLSGGEKQRVILARVLAQQPEFLILDEPTNHLDIKYQLQILNIVRGLDISILAALHDLELAAEYCDYLYVVKRGQIVVHGKPADILTREMIGEVFEVDCEIYENPVTGGLGIAYLSTR
- a CDS encoding FecCD family ABC transporter permease; translation: MAQTVQMQTQHVGKPKSLIHSKSGFALLLAALVIFMLVSVGIAVSIGQVHIPLAESYRILLYKITGFQLGAAPIEAGSFTDIIWQIRFPRVLMAMFIGAGLALCGAVMQAAVQNPLADPYILGISSGASLGATFAILIGFGSISWLGQTGVAFWAFAGAMGASLLVLTLAGIRGKMTSVKLVLAGMVINALCSAFSNFIIYFANNAEGIRTVTFWTMGSLAASGWNKLPLISIVVLVAILFFLLQSRVLNTMLLGDEAAVTLGINLSVYRRLYMLLTALVTGVMVSSCGMIGFVGLIIPHIVRGMVGSDHRKVMPVSVLFGAIFLIWTDVIARSLISSVELPIGIITAMIGAPMFMYMLVKKGYGFGGK
- a CDS encoding MarR family winged helix-turn-helix transcriptional regulator, which produces MKTRDAISLISKIKESSNRFIVSEMTKHGVQDIATSHGDIIYALYHRPQMTMAEIAKKIGKDKSTVTALVDKLVRMGYVIKERSDEDARVVHVALTSKGEDLKPVFEEISQNLLNVFYADITETEKEELLRILMKIHSNF
- a CDS encoding alpha/beta hydrolase; translation: MKDYTKSLPDHTSRYIGEQDLYLEIFEGDKIQGRSNHRPPLLFVHGAYTGSWMWSKYIPHFVQEGWTCYVMNLRSHYKSRVQDMTRVTFEDYLEDIREIMTECGEPPILIGFSMGGILSQKLAESSPLRGLVVIDSSLSQEVLRSVPYAEVDRVTPGLVVPAPVHHELTSIDESAEDIAFQRKYLAMESSQAFSTFSAFFGGEDVVSINGESITCPSLVIKAVSSEEEDQRGRLTAEQLRAEYAGLWHTTHTGLLVGQRYFEAVEIILKWLNRNEISSGV
- a CDS encoding amino acid permease, which translates into the protein MQQETLTRGLKNRHVQLMAIGGAIGTGLFLGAGKTIQLTGPSILLAYIITGVVLFLIMRALGELLLSNLQYHSFVDFVRDYLGNMAAFITGWTYWFCWISIAMADITAVGMYTQFWFPNVPQWMPGLIALVILLIMNLATVKLFGEMEFWFALIKVIAILALIVVGLYMIFKGFTTDQGTASFTNLWSHGGWFPNGIHGFIISFQMVVFAFVGMELVGLTAGETENPEKVIPKAINQIPIRVLLFYVGALLIIMSIYPWKAIVPSESPFVQVFAAVGIATAAGIVNFVVLTSAASACNSAIFSTSRMVFSMAKDRNAPESFARLNGRKVPSNALFFSTLVILIAIILNYVMPEGVFTLITSVSTVCFIFVWGIMVICHLKYRRTQPEIARRSHFKLPLYPFSNYLILAFLAFVLVVLALAEDTRVALFVTPVWFILMAGIYGFKKKK
- the sigK gene encoding RNA polymerase sporulation sigma factor SigK, with protein sequence MPGLFTAIALFIKELTLLVSYVKNNAFPQPLAEDEEAKHLRLMAEGNAHSRNLLIEHNLRLVAHIVKKFDNTGEDLEDLISIGTIGLIKAIESFQQGKGTKLATFAARCIENEILMHLRSLKKTRKDVSLHDPIGTDKEGNEITLIDILGTEADDVVDKVQLKIEKSKIYRNLDILDDREKEVVIGRFGLEAGGEERTQREIAKELGISRSYVSRIEKRALMKLYHEFYKQK